TCTTTTGTTATTGACATGTGTCCTCCTTCAGACATCTCGATAATTTTCGATTATCGCTATACATGTTTTCTTATCATTCTCTAATTGTTCTATTAAATCATCCACACTGGAAAATTTCTTTTCATCTCTTAATTTCTGCAGGAATTCGAGAGTTATCTCAGATCCATACAGATTTTCTTTCCCTTCAGGAATATTAAAGAGATTTACCTCAATGGTTACCTCCTCATCACTCTTGAAAGTGGGTCTCACACCTATATTGCACATCCCGAAGCTGGCAAAACCAGCTGTTTCCACCCGACTGAGATAAACACCTCGGTTGGGTAACAACTTATTGTCCACATGTGGTTCAAGATTGGCAGTGGGAAAATGTAAGCTTTGACCTCTCTGCTCGCCATGAACTACTGTACCCATCACTGTATAAGCATGACCCAGCATGGCATTTGCAAGATCCAGACGGTCATGTTGAATATGATCCCGGATCAGGGTGCTACTTACGGGAAGATCTTCATTGTTGATAGGGCCTACAACGCTGATCTCATATCCATTAAGCTGTCCACGCTGCTTTAGCCAATCAGCATCACCCTCACGCTGGTGACCAAAACGATGATCATAACCCACAACAACATGCTGAACGCCAAGGGCTTCTTCAAGCACTGTCCTGGCAAATTCATCTGCGGT
The DNA window shown above is from Candidatus Neomarinimicrobiota bacterium and carries:
- a CDS encoding bifunctional riboflavin kinase/FAD synthetase encodes the protein MEIIRCLKDLPDLSGCVATIGSFDGIHRGHQALIGKCIAEANTRKLPSVIITFHPHPQQLLRESDRPPIRLLTGIEERTFLIEKTAPVDIMLVLDFNQGFSSMTADEFARTVLEEALGVQHVVVGYDHRFGHQREGDADWLKQRGQLNGYEISVVGPINNEDLPVSSTLIRDHIQHDRLDLANAMLGHAYTVMGTVVHGEQRGQSLHFPTANLEPHVDNKLLPNRGVYLSRVETAGFASFGMCNIGVRPTFKSDEEVTIEVNLFNIPEGKENLYGSEITLEFLQKLRDEKKFSSVDDLIEQLENDKKTCIAIIENYRDV